One window of the Pseudofrankia sp. DC12 genome contains the following:
- a CDS encoding PD40 domain-containing protein, producing the protein MTRLGKLAAGLVLVAVVTACNANSEPTPSGGSSSTGQPAAAFQGTILFTRAGGPFGESTVFTAHADGTSEQQINQLPDGCCPRFSPDGTRILASATTADGRITTAIYQGAGASHPLELPDGTINLGPGAWSRDARELAFEGWDDQDPGRNGIYTAPPVDQPAVRRLTVAPAGYHDIPMDYSPDGTQLLFLRATTADGSPHGTLYLTDAAANASAPRQVTPAGVEAGPARWSPDGQTIAFGAASVTAAGALMAVRSDGTDLRPVFTPPKGRTAITPTWSPDGSLLLFCLATITGDPHPADELAVVHADGTGLTPVVTTPDFKAQPEWIKAS; encoded by the coding sequence ATGACTCGTCTAGGAAAACTGGCAGCCGGTCTCGTGCTGGTCGCGGTAGTAACCGCCTGCAACGCGAACAGCGAACCCACCCCGTCGGGCGGGTCGTCGTCGACTGGACAACCGGCCGCCGCGTTCCAGGGCACCATCCTGTTCACCAGGGCCGGTGGACCGTTCGGCGAATCGACCGTCTTCACCGCCCACGCCGACGGGACGAGCGAGCAGCAGATCAACCAGCTACCGGACGGTTGCTGCCCACGATTCTCACCCGACGGCACCCGGATACTGGCGTCGGCGACCACCGCGGACGGTCGCATCACCACGGCGATCTACCAGGGCGCCGGAGCGTCACACCCGCTTGAGCTACCCGACGGGACTATCAACCTCGGGCCGGGCGCGTGGTCCCGCGACGCCCGCGAACTGGCCTTCGAAGGCTGGGACGACCAGGACCCGGGACGCAACGGAATCTACACCGCACCCCCCGTCGACCAACCGGCAGTCCGGCGCCTCACGGTCGCGCCCGCCGGATACCACGACATCCCGATGGACTACTCACCCGACGGCACACAGCTACTCTTCCTGCGCGCGACGACCGCCGACGGCTCCCCCCACGGGACGCTCTACCTCACCGACGCCGCCGCCAACGCCTCCGCGCCCCGCCAGGTCACCCCTGCCGGCGTCGAAGCCGGCCCGGCACGCTGGTCACCCGACGGGCAGACAATCGCCTTCGGCGCCGCATCGGTGACAGCCGCAGGCGCACTCATGGCCGTCCGCTCGGACGGCACCGACCTGCGACCCGTGTTCACCCCGCCGAAGGGCCGCACGGCGATCACGCCCACCTGGTCACCCGACGGGTCGCTCCTGCTGTTCTGCCTCGCCACGATCACCGGCGACCCCCACCCAGCCGACGAACTGGCCGTCGTACACGCGGACGGCACCGGCCTGACCCCAGTCGTCACCACACCCGACTTCAAGGCCCAGCCCGAATGGATCAAAGCCAGCTGA